aaataaaaagttaAGGAAGACATTTTTTAAGCATAATTCATTGCATTTATAGATAGATCAACGATAGTataatcaaattcaattagaAGCGTCACGACtgtatattaaataatgagtAATACCCAAGAACAAACCACTACAAAGCCTGCAAATGAAGCTACAAAGACAAGTGCAGTAAGACGCACATTAGAGGAAGATGACgaatttgaagattttCCAGTCGACACTTGGCCAGAAAATGACACAGTAAAAGCCGCATTGGCTAATGATAAAACCAAGAATTCGAATCTATGGGAAGAAGATTGGGATGACGTTGAAGTAGAAGATGATTTTACCAAGGAATTAAAGGCAGAATTAGATAGACATAAGCAAACCCAAAATAATTGATCCAATTTCGATATCATTCGAAAACAATGTATTTTTCCATATCTATCAATACACTGAATTGAAACTCTAGCATTTACGACGTCAAGATcttaatataattcatATACTATCCTAATATACTTATCAATTATAATGTATACACTTTTAATTACcaattactttttttctacTGTGTCGTACAAAATGAGTTTTTTTTCGGAGAATTTCAAGGTGGCGAAACTCATCTTTTAAACActagaatatttaaataactaagaatatatatagatatatatatatatatatatatttataaaaaaccTTTAAAATCAGCAAGAGGATTCGCAAAGTTTTGTTCCAAATATTCATCTATTAACATTGCTAATTTGCAATTAGACAAAACTTTTACAGAGATCTAAACTCGAATTGGATATTTATTTCCCtttaataatcatattGATAGTactataaaaatatattaatcaattcaaataatcataatGGCTACTTTAGAAGAACTAGACGCTCAATCATTACCAGGTGATGATGAGTTAGATCAAGAGATCTTGAACTTAAGTGCACAAGATCTTCATACCAGAACAAGATTATTAGAAAACGAAATCAGGATTTTTAGATCTGAATTACAAAGATTATCTCATGAAAACACAGTGATGGTTACAaagattaaagaaaataaagaaaagatcAAAAACAATAGACAATTACCTTACTTGGTGGCTAATGTTGTAGAAATCATGGATATGaatgaattagatgataaagataataatgaatcgACTACTCAGGGTGGTAATGTTAATTTAGACAATACTGTTAAGGGTAAAGCTGCTGTTGTGAAAACATCTTCTAGACAAACAGTATTCTTACCAATGGTGGGTCTTGTAGatccaaataaattaaaaccAAATGATTTAGTTGGTGTTAATAAGGATTCCTATTTAGTTTTAGATACTTTACCATCCGAATTCGATTCTCGTGTCAAAGCTATGGAAGTAGATGAAAAACCTACTGAAAATTATTCCGATGTGGGTGGGCTAGATAAACAAATTGAAGAACTAGTGGAAGCAATCGTATTACCAATGAAACGTGCCGacaaatttaaagaattaggTATTAGAGCTCCTAAGGGTGCATTAATGTATGGTCCTCCAGGTACAGGTAAGACATTATTAGCTAGAGCATGTGCCGCTCAAACTAATGCCACTTTCTTAAAATTGGCAGCCCCACAATTAGTTCAAATGTTCATTGGTGAAGGTGCAAAATTGGTTCGTGATGCATTTGCTTTGGCTAAAGAAAAAGCTCCtactattatatttatcgATGAATTGGATGCTATTGGTACTAAGCGTTTTGATTCAGAAAAATCTGGTGATAGAGAAGTTCAAAGAACAAtgttagaattattaaatcaattggaTGGGTTTGGTTCAGATGATCGTATAAAAGTATTAGCGGCAACAAATAGAGTTGATGTTTTAGATCCTGCATTATTAAGATCAGGTAGACTAgatagaaaaattgaatttccACTTCCAACAGAAGATGCAAGAGCacaaattttacaaattcaTTCTAGAAAGATGACAACcgatgatgatattaattgGCAAGAATTAGCAAGATCCACTGATGAATTTAATGGGGCTCAATTGAAAGCAGTTACAGTGGAAGCTGGTATGATTGCCCTAAGGAATGGTCAATCATCTGTTAAACATGAAGATTTTGTCGAGGCTATTGGTGAAGTTCAAGCCAGAAAATCAAAGTCTGTGTCGTTCTATGCATAAATAAATTCCTTAGCAAGGAGgaacaaatatattagtGTTATTTATATGAAATTCCAAAACCCCATTTAATTCCATAATTAATCAAATATGTACACCTATTACGTAATTCATATGTAGATATAacataatacaaataataattgatattcGATTATATTAGATAGTGATTTTCATCATGTCATAAAATTAATCTAGCATATATATTGTACCCTTATTACCACTACATAGCACTTTGCTAGTTTCTTGAGGATGCCATGATATTTGCGTTATTGGTTTATTGCCAGGTatggtaatttttttcaaaagtttATTTGTTTTCCAATCCCAAATAAATACGTTGCTATGAATATCTCCAGagcatatatattttccatCTGGAGAAAAAGTTAATCCAATAGCATAACCAGCAGAACTATGACCtttgaatatctttttgGGATGGCGTCTATATTTTGGTTTCATATTAAAGGTATAAATGGCATTATCCATACTTTGTGTAcagaaataattattctctggatgaatattaataaaggGCATGGAGTATTGGCTTGTATCACTAATATGTTTAATGGGTAcattaatttgattttccCATATCTTTACAGTCTTGTCCTCTGAAGAAGATATAAATT
This genomic stretch from Henningerozyma blattae CBS 6284 chromosome 1, complete genome harbors:
- the SEM1 gene encoding proteasome regulatory particle lid subunit SEM1 (similar to Saccharomyces cerevisiae SEM1 (YDR363W-A); ancestral locus Anc_5.427); the protein is MSNTQEQTTTKPANEATKTSAVRRTLEEDDEFEDFPVDTWPENDTVKAALANDKTKNSNLWEEDWDDVEVEDDFTKELKAELDRHKQTQNN
- the RPT5 gene encoding proteasome regulatory particle base subunit RPT5 (similar to Saccharomyces cerevisiae RPT5 (YOR117W); ancestral locus Anc_5.428); the encoded protein is MATLEELDAQSLPGDDELDQEILNLSAQDLHTRTRLLENEIRIFRSELQRLSHENTVMVTKIKENKEKIKNNRQLPYLVANVVEIMDMNELDDKDNNESTTQGGNVNLDNTVKGKAAVVKTSSRQTVFLPMVGLVDPNKLKPNDLVGVNKDSYLVLDTLPSEFDSRVKAMEVDEKPTENYSDVGGLDKQIEELVEAIVLPMKRADKFKELGIRAPKGALMYGPPGTGKTLLARACAAQTNATFLKLAAPQLVQMFIGEGAKLVRDAFALAKEKAPTIIFIDELDAIGTKRFDSEKSGDREVQRTMLELLNQLDGFGSDDRIKVLAATNRVDVLDPALLRSGRLDRKIEFPLPTEDARAQILQIHSRKMTTDDDINWQELARSTDEFNGAQLKAVTVEAGMIALRNGQSSVKHEDFVEAIGEVQARKSKSVSFYA